GCTGTCTTGGGCTGAAGCTCCGCTACTAATGCCACTTGAATTGAAAGCTAATACTGATAATAATATGCGTTCTGGTATATGAACCACAGTCGGTATTATTCAGGGAATGCAGGGCCTTGTATTATGCAGCTAGCTAAAAGGAGGCCTCGCAAGTCCCAAGTACTACTACCGGTACGTATTTTCCAGTGACGCAATTGTGGTCAATCAGCTTCAGCTAGTTAGCGCAATCAGGTTATAGTGTTCTCTTTAATGCCGACAAAGAGAAGttcattatttttattattaaAGTTGCCACCAGTCCAAGCCTCGGCCGGTTATGTCATGCAAGTGAGGCATTTAAATCTATGATGTACGCAGGCTTCTCTATAATGAGCCTCATAAAAATGTACAATGAAGTCCTATCGAGCTTGATAATAAAGTGAAGCCTTTGTATCCATTTTCTGAAGCTTTTGACGCTTCTCTATGCGGTGCTCTCGTCGAGAAAGGCGCTGACCTTGATGTAACGTCAATGGTAGGGTACTCCCAGGATAAATGCGGTATAGCCTAGCCAAGGTAATCAGTCTCAGACTTGAATTATGCCTGCATAAAAATTCTAACTTCTGTCATCTGGTGAGTGATTCTACCCCCCATATCTAGTAAATAAACTACCACAAGGTTAACTCCGCCACATTGCCACTGTAGCTTCGATGTCACCGAGTGCTGAGCTGGGGTTATTCGCCCACCCTAGCTACTACACGTAGAAGTAAGTATTTGAAATGTTAAATGATTCAAATTGACGGACAACCCAAACTCCTATATACAAGAATAATGCACACACAGGTATAAGTCGTGACCATAATTTGCCAGCCCCTCAAACGTACACACTTGATCCATCTGGCGATGCCTTCTTACTGCATCCACAGGCGCCAGCATTTGCAGCAACCTGCGATGGCGTGCGCGCAAAGCTAGGCGGTACGTCAAGAACCGGGTTGCGCGTGAAGAAGTTCCGGGGTCGCAAAAGTACGGTCATGGGCTCTGCCGGCATGATGGGGTAATCCTCAGGAGTTGGAAAGTGTGTCAAACCGAAAGTGTGCCAGAGGACGACGTCGGTGTTGTCGATGGAGCAGTCGGGTCCTGCTTCTTCGATCCACATAGGGAGACCCTGGGAGGGCTCGCCCGAGGTTTGAGGAACGTGGCGGCCGGCCGGGTGGAGTTGGTCGTCGGAGTCTGCGCAAGTCAGTCTGGGCTTCCCTTGTTTTTTGGAAACAGTAGCTTACATTTTGTGACGTGTACCGCGTGTCTGGCAAATCCAGCGCGCTTCCAAACAAGACTGCCCTCCTTGGGGAGGAGAGGCGGGACTTCGCGGCTGACGAGTTTGTACGAGACGGGCTTCTTGCTGTACGGGTTGAGCTTGTTTGTGTTTTGAATTTCCCAGGTACGGCTGGTGGCGCCGTTGTAGTCAGACACGGCTTCACGGGGCGTGGTGAacttggtcttcttcgcgtAGAAGGCGTTTCCATACTTGTTCTCTGCGCTGCCAACCTCTCCGTCTCCGCGGACTGCATCGACCTGGAAGACGGTGTTGTTCGGTCCGTCGACGTTGGCATCAACGCGTAGACAGAACAGGTGCTGGTGGTTGTGAGCGTTGACGCCTGGGTAAACCTCGGTACCCCAGCCGTGGGTATCCTCACCGGGGTTCATGGCATAGGTGTTGAGGATACCGGTCAGCTTGATATCGAGCTGGATAGTGCCGTCTTGGTGGAAGATCCAGTAAACGCAGTATTCGTAGTTGGCGGCAGTGAAGATTTGggagatgatgagcttgcggCCACGGGTGACGATTGTGGACTCATCGCGGAAGTCGGTGTGCTTGAAGAGGATACCGGCGTCTTCTTCGTGGATGCAGATGGCGTTCTTGACGATTGTGCTGGCACCGGCGCGGTTGACGAACGCCGCGTCCATGTAGTGGATTGCGCCTTTGCAGTCGCAGCCAAGGGAAAGGGAGTTTGTCATGTAGCCACCGCCGTACTCTCCTAGGTCAAAAGCATGCTTGCGCTGGTGAGGGTGCTCGGGGTTACCGTATGGGACCACCATTTCAGCAAGCGAAAGTCGGTAAAAGACGTCCCGAATGTTCCCCTTGTCGTTGTAGGTGATGTTGTTCAGGACAATACCCTCGCGATAGTTGAAGCCCACATGGACGCTCCAGTTTTGCCATTTGATCGTCCGTCCCTCGATGCTGAAAGAGACGCCCTCCGGCTGGGTAATATGAATAGGCTTCAGGTCTGTTCTGTACccgccttctttctcaaccgAGGCTTGGTGGTAGTTGTTTGGCGCCGCTTTGTTGAGCGGTCGTCGCACGGGTGGGATATCAATGTGGATGATCTGCTTCGTCTCTGCATTGTAGATAGGGCAGAAGTCCAATGGGAATGTGTATTGCGAATCATCAACGTGGGGCCGGTAATACATCAGAGCCTGCTGCAGACGAATGTCGGTGCCGAATCTCTCGTCGTAACCGATAGTCCACGCTGCGAGTTGTCAGTATCGAGACGTAGCTGAAGAATTCGCAGGAGGCTCAGGATTGAGAAATGAGGTGCGTAGTGAACGTCCGACTTACGATCGCAGTAAACCTTGTGCATATCCTCTGGGGGGATACCAAGAATTCCACATTGCTCGATGACTTTCGGGTCCTTGCGAACAATGTGTTCCACCTCTTGCAAGTCCTCCATTGTGATCAGCGGCTGAACGCCGGGAGTGTGTTTCCACTCAACGATTTTCTTCGCATCCAGGTCGACAATGCCAT
This sequence is a window from Aspergillus nidulans FGSC A4 chromosome IV. Protein-coding genes within it:
- a CDS encoding peroxisomal copper amine oxidase (transcript_id=CADANIAT00000759); the encoded protein is MVLDRLKQLTLQVSASSPPPHPLDPLSTAEIDAAVEIIRKEHGNVNFNAVTLYEPRKEKMMAWLANPESPRPTRAADVVVIAPGGKIYDGIVDLDAKKIVEWKHTPGVQPLITMEDLQEVEHIVRKDPKVIEQCGILGIPPEDMHKVYCDPWTIGYDERFGTDIRLQQALMYYRPHVDDSQYTFPLDFCPIYNAETKQIIHIDIPPVRRPLNKAAPNNYHQASVEKEGGYRTDLKPIHITQPEGVSFSIEGRTIKWQNWSVHVGFNYREGIVLNNITYNDKGNIRDVFYRLSLAEMVVPYGNPEHPHQRKHAFDLGEYGGGYMTNSLSLGCDCKGAIHYMDAAFVNRAGASTIVKNAICIHEEDAGILFKHTDFRDESTIVTRGRKLIISQIFTAANYEYCVYWIFHQDGTIQLDIKLTGILNTYAMNPGEDTHGWGTEVYPGVNAHNHQHLFCLRVDANVDGPNNTVFQVDAVRGDGEVGSAENKYGNAFYAKKTKFTTPREAVSDYNGATSRTWEIQNTNKLNPYSKKPVSYKLVSREVPPLLPKEGSLVWKRAGFARHAVHVTKYSDDQLHPAGRHVPQTSGEPSQGLPMWIEEAGPDCSIDNTDVVLWHTFGLTHFPTPEDYPIMPAEPMTVLLRPRNFFTRNPVLDVPPSFARTPSQVAANAGACGCSKKASPDGSSV